GTTCTCCTTAGCTTCAGAGCAATGCCCTCCCTTCCACAGGCTTCTCCCAGTGACAGAAGAGATCATTAGGAATTTGCTGGGAATGAAACTGtataaaaagaggaggaaatgccTGAGGGAGGAGAAGCATCTAAAATTTGTCTTGCCCTCAATGAGTGAACTACTTTCATGTTCCTCTAGGAATTTATTGTATAGTGTGATGGAGAATCCAAATCAGAAACATAGACTTCAAGCAATCCTTTATTTTAAGGTGTTATATTTATTTCGGTAGTAAAATGACACAATTGCAGGCAAGCATTGCACAAAGAAGAGTTTATCTGTTGCAAAACTTCTGGTGTGGTATTCAGGGCAGCCGCAAAGTGAACTGAAACTGATACAGTACTTTTTGATGAATTGCCTCTTCCTGCAATGTGATGCTGCTTGATTTTTGTAGCAGTCACTGTTTGTAACTCAGGGGTGGCATGTGGAGACCACAGgtcagaaagaacaaaaaaccacTCTTCTAAAGACAAAACCTGTTGTTCAGATCTTCCCTTTGTCAGTAGCAGCACAGCATCCTCTGCTGCTATGCATGCTCAGGTACAAACTGGGATTGTATCAAATTCTGCTGTTTTTGCAGTTCACTGGTTGACCTACCTAGTATACGTCATACCAGGATTAACACTATAAAACTTAAACACTAATGTCTGAAAAGGAGGATTCAAAACTTTATGAATCTGCTTTACAGGATTTGATAGTTCCCGTGCCCTGGATGGGAGCTTACTTAGACACCTTGTGCTAGGAATGGACTGGGACCTTGTTTTCACATGTTTCTTCTCACTCCCAAACAGGTGGCTACATGCAGCCAGGTGCTCGGGAGAACATTGCCTACCTCACGCACACAGAGCGAAGGAAAGACTTTCAGTATGAAGCCATGCAGGAGCGTCGGGAGGCTGAGAACATGGCCCAGCGAGGCATAGGCATGGCTGCCAGCTCTGTGCCAATGAATTTTAAGGACCTAATTCAAACAAAAGCAGAGGAACACAATATTGTTTTCATGCCTGTGATTGGAAAACGTCATGAAGGAAAACAGCTGTATACGTTTGGACGGATTGTGATTTACATTGACAGAGGCGTTGTATTTGTACAGGGAGAAAAGACTTGGGTGCCAACCTCTCTCCAGAGTCTCATTGATATGGCTAAATAAGGCCCCTGCTTTGAACTATGAAGATTATCTTGCTATTATTTTAATGTAACTGTCTTAGAATAAAGAAGTTACAAATTTGTAAATAGATGAAACTTCAGCTGTAtgccaggatttttttcttagagCTGTTCAAATAGTGTCAACAGATAAAATTACATGTGGAAGTTGGTGCTAAGGAGAAACGAGCAGTTCTGATGCTGAGGTAATTGCCACCTCTGATACAGACCCCTCAGTTGTCCTTTCACACCATTAGGGAAGTGAGGGTTAGAAGGGACTGCTGGAGGTTGttctctgctcaaagcagggctattACCAACCCCAGATCAGCAAGGGCTTTGTCAAGCTGAGTCTCGGAAGTCCCTGCTGATGAAGACTTCACAGCCTCTAACTGCTGCCAGTGAAAATTCTTATCCTGATAACGTCCCTCACTCAGGGTGGCCCTTCTCTACCAAACAGAGCCAGGCCGTGGTGTGCTGCTGGCTCATCCAAACTGGTGCCTGTTCTAAACCTCAGGCCCTTGTTGGCTCCAGGAGCCCCTCTTTGCCCTGTCAAAACGCAGCACTGAAAGGGAGGTGATTTTTCAGCATGTTCACAGAACATATACTATGGGAAACTCAGTAGTGAGGAATGGtaacatttttccccccttttcttccttcccttttgttCTAGAAGGGAAAGACCCAATTCTTCACAGAAGAATGGGGCTGAAGAGCTGTTTTCAGTGGCACTAGACAGCTGAAGTCCTGTCCAGTCCTCAGCTGAGGTGTTTTAATATCCAGTTCCAAATATAGGTTTAATACCTTGAACTATAAATCCTTCACAAATAATACCCCCTTCTGGATACTTCAAATTATGAGAAGTATAGACAAAGACTGAATTGTGCAAAAGAGTGATCATTAAGCAGCATGGGtggtttaaaactttttttttttagttaaaaaactAGCTGCAGTTAAGTGAGCATAAGCCACAGCATAGCTTTTACATTTATTAAATAATCACTTTTAGAGACAAAATTGTCCCACAAAAGTCAGTTTTCAGGTGCTGCGACTTTTAAGTTTGGCAGACGATGATGACATTGCCAATCCTTGAGCTTAACCTCGAGCACACACAGTTGCTGAGGGAAGGGGGAAGTTATCCTACCAAATAAGGCACCAGCTGCAGAGCACAGTCAAGACTCCACTGCAGCAGGACTGCACGGGTTAACTTTGTCTTCCTTCCTGATGATCTCCAGATCGTCGCACTCTTGGTAAGCAGGTTCTTCCAGGAACTCCCAGACCTCGCTGGAGAGTTCCTTGAGTTTTTGCAAGGGAAACCAGTGGATGGAGGTGTCATTAAACGTATCCATATACCGAGGGTGAGTTGGAAATGCAATTTCCTCTGTCCCTTTTAACACCTAAGAGTAGTTGAAGAGAAGAGTCACGTACGATGCAGAAGAATTTTTCTGGAAAGCTATGTTAAGATACAGAGGAGATGAGAATGGTATTAAGTTAACCAAAAACCCTGTTTGCAGAGTGTTTTGTAGACAATATAAGATGATTTTAGGGAGATTCATTTCTATACTACAGCAGCCAAGAAATaaggttttaaaagcttttttattataattcttgcaatttttctttctcattaataGGTGCTTTGTCAATCCAAAGCATTAGTATTTACAAAGCTAGTGCTTCTTACCTTTGCTATGTAAGAATAATCTCTCTCCAGGATTCTTGACAACAGcctaccagaaaaaaaacaaggtaaACTAGTATTAGACACGCTTGATATTCTTAGGAATCTAAGACAGCTCCCTTTCTAAACAGAAGTGTGGAGAAGAAAAGTGTGTTGATGACTGCAGGCTTCATAGCGAGTTGAGTACTGCATGAAAATCAGTGTCAGGAGCCATAGACGAAGGCAAGTACAGAGAGGGCTCTTGCTGCTGCGAGTCAAGGAGCAGGAAGCAACAGAAATCTTCCATGCTGGCAGACACGTACATACCTTTCCTCGATTCCTTTAAAGCTGTTTCCGATTATGACCATTTTGGACAGTGCCCCTATGGACCAGTTACTCCACAGCAGATTGTTATACAGAGCTTTTCCACAGTGGATCATGTAAAAGAGAGTGGCAGACTCATGAACGCAGTGTTTCCCTTCCTGCATATAAACAACAGTTGTTGTTACTCACAGTTAGTTCCTCCCATTCTCTAAACGCTCACGGTGTAAGCGGAGCTAACGTCACTTCGGCACCCTAAGAGCTTGTAACCCCAGGAGCTCTCCAGCTGGGGCCCTGCGGAGCCACGGCAGCGCTACAGGTTCGCTACGGCACGGAAGGGCCACGCTGACCTGCCTCGAGCGGTTGGAGGGGCGAGAGCAGAGccgggggggcagcaggggcccCGCTCACCTCGTTGTCGGGGAGAACGCGCAGGCCCAACTCGCCCAGCACGGCCAGCTCCTGCTCCGAGAACGCGGGGTCGAAGACGAAGCACTGGCTGCGTGGCACCTGCAGGGCACAGCCGTGGgtcgggggggcccgggccgggcggggggcgggccgggccgggccttaCCGagagctcctccagcagcagcagcaggaaggcgAGCTGGtagcgggcggcggggcaggagCAGAACCGCCCCAGGCCGTAGCAGACGCACCGCcagggccgcgccgcgccaccCGCCGCCTgctcggcgccgcggcccagCGGGCCCCGCATGGCTCCTGCGGGCACGGAGAGAGGCGtcagggcggcggcgcggcccggcgtcccccccccgccctcgctCGCTCACTCACCGGCGCTCGCCGCCCAGAagccggagcccagcaggtcgTCCCTGAGGGGGCAAAGCGCAGCCGTGAGCGGGGACCGCGCACCCGGGGGACCGGGGGGAGGGGACGGCACTCACCGCGCCTCCCGCAGCCGCCGCAGCACcgagctgcccccccccgccgcccccgccgcccgggcccgccgccggcccgccgcgcgccacccgcccgccgccgccatgcgaTGCCTgtccccgcccggcccccgtAGCGACCGCGAGGTCACGTGTCCCCGAACGGCGACCGCCACCGCGGCTGCGTgtccccgcccggcccccgtAGAGCCAGCGCAGTCACGTGGCCCTGAGCCGAGCGCGCCTCTACGGCTGCGTCTCCCCGCGCGTAGTGACAGCTCGGTCACGTGCCTCCGAGTTGAGCCCGCCGCTGCCTGTCCCTGCCCGGCCGCCGTAGAGCGAGGGTGGTCACGTGCTGCTGCGGCGGGCCCGCAGCCCGGAAGCGGCTgtcgggcgggccgggccgggggcggcggggccgctccgccccccccccgtgccgccGGGCGTCCCGCGGGAGGCgcagccgggagccgccggcgttgccgagctgagccgagcgcAGCGCGCTGGCGGGTACCGCGCCCAGCCCCGAGTCCGTCGATgagcagccccgccgcccccgcccccgggcccgcccCCGGGCCCGCGCCGTGGTGAGCACCAGGGgggggcccgccgcccccggcgctgcTTAGCGCGGCCCGGGGGCGCACTGCGCGGTGCCGcccgcgctggggctggggcggctgccggcgccggGCCCCTGGCTCCGCTCGGCTCCCCGCGCTGGGTGTCTGCGGGCGTCTGCAGCGCCTGGCTCTGTGGTGCCGTTGCAGTAATGTGTTATTGTCCCATAAACACTTATCCATGTCTGGCAGAGCAGTATTTATTTTCCCCACTTACAGATGGAGAattgaggcagagagagaaatgagCTGTGTGCTTTCCCTGGAGTCTGGCAAAGCCGGGAACAGAATCCAGACCTCCTGGAAGCTGAAGCAGTATCTTAataactttctctctctctctaatgaATCATTCCAGAAATGAGTAGGCACAGTCTAAGACCaattttagtcttttttcttGGCTGAGAAATAACTTGTGTTCTTCAGTTTCACCTTTTGAATTgcggtttggttttttttttttttttccagacttcatCTATTTTTGCAGGAAGGCTCCTGTATGCAAAGCTTATGAATGTAACTAGCTACTTACTGGTAGGAGTGAAACAGGAGTTATTAAATAAGTACACCCTTGAAGGTATGAGCTGAATAATATTATGAAACAGGCCGCCTTCAGACAGGAGCTCCCATCTTGCACTCTTTATGGCCTATCAGACGTGgttaacatttaaattaaaagcagcaGGTTTGGGGAACTGTTTGGACTGCATGTGGTTAACACTTAATGATAATTATTCCATGCTCTCAGGATAGGAGAATATCTTACCAATCCatatcttcttcctcttttcttagtTGTGGATTTATAGGGTGTATTTTAAACCCACAAAAGTGGCCAAGTTTATTAGCATGGGATCgttttaaagctgcttttgtGTCTAAAATCAGAGGATATGGTTATGTAGGAAAAATGTCTCTTTTGATTTGTATTAATTTTTGTATTGTTCTACCTGAAATAAtagaaagaagagggagaagtgtcATCGTTTTCAAACACGATCATTTCTGCCgttgttttgcttttgtaggtggaattattttttcctttatgatgGGTCAAAGGTTAAGGAAGAGGGAGATCCTACAAGCGCTGGCATTTGTTATTTTTATCCTTCTCAGGTaatgtctgcttttattttagtaCCTGTAAAGCAGTGCCTGTATTGCCTGTATGTATTGATAATTCTGTTTAAGTAATGGTGATTCCAGATTGTGCTTTGGATAAATTTGTATTCAGTATTCACAAAAGTCTTTAAGAAAACTCATGCAACTAGAAGTAGGTGGAATGATGCTCCACCACACAGGGTGCACAAGTCTTCCATTTTCTGGCGTTGGACGTGGTTGTCTTGCACTTTCTCTTGTTTGTTAACACTCTGCTCCCTCAGCTGTGAATTCCTGTCCGTGAAATCATCTAGCAGTGTCCAGTGCTGTTTCGTGTTGTGAACAAATATACTCTAGGGATGACAGAGCGCTCCTAGATGAGCTCTAAGCCCTTGTGCTGCCTGAAAAAAGCAGTCCAGTTATTTTTTTTCACACAAATTTTCCTGTACTGCTGCATTTGATTTATAGTTGAAATGAATTTATAGTCCATTTTTAACTGAatgcagcagtgatttttttttcaagtccttttaaaagaaaataagtagTTCTCCCCTGCCTTCTTCGACAGACTCTCTCTGACCAGCAGGAACTGCTGTGCGGACAGATTGCAGGAGTGGTACATTGTATGACTGAGATTTCTGGAGTTCCTCCCAGTCTAATTCGGCTGAGAAAGCTCAAGTTTGCAGTTATAGTGGATGGAGACTATCTGTGGGTGAGTTCAAGAGATCCAGAggtggtcgaagagctaaaacAGTGAGAAAGTCTCAACTATTTTATCAAACtaagagggctttttttttcaggGTATGGGCCTGCACACAAATAGACCTGGGGAGAGCTAGGGTGTGAACTTGCAATGCACAACTTTTCATTGCAAGGTAACTTAAATTTTGTTTACCACAGCGTACAAGCATGTGTAGTGGCAATTACTTCAGCTGTTCTGTAAAAAGAAGCTTGGTATACCTCATTTATGTGTCCGTACCAAACATGTTTTCTTAAGATAGGCCTGGCAATGGCTATAAAAAGTTGAGATCTACATAACTGTATGTCTCTGTGGGCTATTGGCAATACTGGAAACAGAAGTCTGTGTACCAAAGTTTGAAATAAGGACTCAGACTCCAGTTTGGTAGCCTGACTGCTCTTCCCCGTTAACCCTCAATATTCCCTGCTGCAGACCTTTGTCAGTGTTAATAGACACTTAGTATATAAAGACCAGTGTGCAGCACAGTCTTGACAAAAATACCCCAAACCATCCCCTGGAAACTAGACTAAGAACAGTCAGACCTATTTCATTGGCAGTGCTGTTTGGACTCACTTAGCTCTCAGAAGCAGAAGGCTCTtgcacttctgtttcttccttggCAACTTGAAAGCTAAATGAAGCATCTTGATCTCTGTAAATAACAGATGAATTTGAATACTTACTTTCAGGAAAATGTTCTTAACTACTAGAGCACTAACCCAGGTCTCTAACATCTGTGATGGGAAGGGAGTGTATCTAAAACTCTGGATTTCCAATATCATTTATTTCTCCTATTTGTGCCAAAGCTCTTCTGTGGgtatttttgaacttttttttttgtcagacttGTGAATGTGGGGGACGTTTACCTGCCATAGAACTGTTTGTATGTCTTTAATACTCAATTTGAAAGCAGTAAGAGTTGTTCTCACCTGCTGTCCCTGGGATGTGTCAGTAAATGTTCTTCATTCATGGCTTTCTGTATTAAAGGTTCTGGGCTGTGCTGTTGAACTTCCTGATGTCAGCTGTAGACGGTTTCTGGAGCAGCTGATCAGCCTTTTCAGGTTTTACAATGGACCTGTGCACCATGCTTACACGGTAATTAAAGATCAACAGCTGTGATGTTTCTAGATAGGAAGAGATCTTGGACACCACCCATATTGACCAAGCTCTGTCCAGGCACACACACGCTGGCTTGTTCCCTTGCACTGTCTTCCTACCTGCAAGGGTCAGAGCGAGCTCACTTGTCAAAGAAGTGGGACCAGGCCCATCCTCCTGTCGCACTGAGGCAGTGTGGTCGTTTGCTGTCTCCCTTCTATGCTGCTGTTTTCAGTCCTGAGTGATGAAGTTCCCCTGGTCTATCCTTCAGCTGGCATGTCCCATAACAGAATTTTTCTAGATGTTCAATCTGAAGTTCTTCTGTGTCTTTGTTCTCCTTATCCTCATAAGAGTTGCCACTTTTAATTACTGTCTCAGACTGACTGCATCTAATCATCCTTGAATGCGTTAGGGACTGTGGAGTGACAGCCATATGGACTTTTCTTGTCCCCAGGCATTTTCTCAGGAGGAACTGAGCAAGCAGTGGGACAAGTATATTGAACATATCCAAAAAAACACGAGTGACCTCCACAAGATTTTCAATTCTCTTTGGAATCTGGACAAAAGCAAGGTAAGTCTGTCCTCTGTTGCATCTAGCTCTAGGCCTGCCTTGGTgctagtgtttttgtttttatttgctgcttGAAGCATTTCCCAGGATTCTCTGGCTTCTTCTGTTTCTCCCTATCCAGGTGGATCCCTTGCTCTTACTGAAAGCAGCTCTCATCTTACAAACTTGCCAGCGGTCTCCCCATGTCTTGGCAGGCTGCATTCTCTACAAAGGCTTGTGAGTTACCAGGCACTACCCCAAGGGTTAACCTGCATGTCTTAGGGCTGTGATCCCCGAGTGCACCCAGGGATCAGAGCAAGGGCACTTACTGTACAGGCAGGGCTGCTGTTTGGTACTGGCGGGAACATTAATGCTTCAGACAGTGTAAACCCTGTCTGCTGGTGTATTTCAAAGAGGGTAAATTGTTATCTCTGTTTATCAGCGGGAGGAACCGAAGCATGAAGAAATTTAAGGTTTAGGTTTTAGTAGGTATTCTGCTGTCTCTGGTATTCAATGGGACATAAAGACCTAACTTTTTAGGCCTTTTAGGTGGAAGTCATGAAGAAAAGTAAGTTTAATGTCCACGTGAGCACATTATTCAGGcacaaattttacttttcttgaaAGGTTGAAAGGTACTTAGCAGAAAGGTTGGCTCCTGAACTTTCAATGTACCAGCGTTGAAGTCAGTAGTAACATAGCTGAGAAAAGAATCCACTGACCTGGTTCTGGCATGTTTTAGTATTTTAGACACCTTTCACATTTTACTTGAGGTTCCCCAGAGCTGGGATCATCCCTGGATTGTGACATGAAAACCATAAGCATTTTGGTGTTGACAAGTGCTTTTGCACTTTTTAGGGGATGGCATGTATCTAAGTTGCAGAGCTTTCCAAATGCTGGGATCTACAAAATGCTACTGTGAAAGCCTTGAACAAATCAGGATAAGATGTGTGAacattattcttttctcttttttagtgttttctttgctgtcttgcaAATTCAGTGCTTGTgggtatgtgtatgtgtatgtgtatatttttgaCTGACTTGTTGGCCAGGACAACTATCTATGCTGGCAGAACTGATGTAGAAGAATGAACCAGAATTTCCCACAAGAAATGTTGACTTTATTCAACACAAAGACAGATCATAGACAGCTGAAGATGCTGCAGATGTGGCACTGAACCACAGCAAGGAGAGCCTCAAAGGTGTCTTTCAAAGGCAAGAGATGGGAGATTTTGAGAATTTCTTGGCAATAGCATTCAAGCACTTTTTTCCAAGCACTTTGGGTGCTGTTAAAAGGTTACATAGACTGTGCCTGTAACACCCTTTGTGAGCACTGGAGAGATGCCATGATGTGTGCGTATTTCTAGATCTGACAGAAGTAGGCCAGGCATTTTTGAGGGAATGATCTCATACTTGCAAGCAGGACACTAAGCACAAGTCACTGCAGCATCCTTAATGCTGGCTGCTTGTCGTGATGGAAATGGAGGTCTGGCTGGAGAATTGAGTCTTGTCATGTGCTGGTGCTCATCGCCAGTGTGTGTCTTGTTGTGTTGCTCTTCTGCCTGGTAGAGGTTTTTTCATGAAACATGACCAGACTTCGCTGAGCTCTGAACTTTACTAAAACACTGCAAAGAGCTTTGTACTTGAGTTGAACTTTCCCTTCTTTACAGTCTTTCAGAGAATCTATAGAATGTGGATCTCAACAGGATGTAAACGGAAAGACCAAGAACTCCTTTGCAAGTAGCGTACAGGGGCTTATGTTGTAGTATGAGTGTTGGTCTTCCTAAATCTTCTCCACTGCTCATAGCTCTGCAGGGAGTGGCAGAAAGCCTCTTGCTTATATGGATTGATGTCTTAGGTCATGGTTTCTTGACTCAGCAAAACCAGATTTGTTGGCCAAAATTAGATACCAAGAGGCAGTTCTGCCTTTCCTGAGTTTGGATTGGAActgacttaaaggaaaaaaaaaaaaaaaaaaagccagaagtcTTGAAGGTCATCCAGCACATGTTCTTGTGTGGGGATGTGTTAGTTACACCCCACATGTGAGCTTGGCGCTTCAACCCTTGGAGAGTGTTGAGCCCACTGCAGAGAGATGGGTTTGATAGACCCTCAGGGGCTTCCCCAGAGATCACCTAGCTATGAAATGGGTCCCATCAACACAATCGGTTTTGCTCAGAGTGCTTGTAGCTGTCTAGTTTGAGCACTACTGTTGCTtatgcctgtcctgatgcactgAGTGATGACAGTCTACAGCTGAGCTTGAGAAAATGATACTCTGCTCGTGAAtgactttattttattcttctaggATTGTGAGCACCCAGCTGCCACCTCCTCTTACTGCCAAAGTTCTCCTCCAGGGTGATGAATCTTCAGGCCAGGTATGCTGCTAAACAAATTCACTGCATGCAGATACACACTGTGAGGGCACAGTCTGGCAGCTCTTCGCGCACACATCTTACATGTGCAGTTACAAAGGAGAACAAATATTGATGCTGATACTAAAAGTTTTTATGAGCTGAGATGGAGTAAGATTTCAGGGCTTCTACACtaggaattttctttttccagtactTCAGCTACTGAATTCAGGAATTCTTCTCTATGTGATGTTTGATTAGCCTTTTACCCACATTTGGATATTTAGTACTCAATGTTCATAACGAATATCTAAAAGTGGCAAATGGATCActtttcatttctattaaaaattattaaaaattaagtatttaCATGATTTGAGATCTTTTACAAAAAAACTATCAAGATCTAGACATGAGTAAGGCCTCTGCTGGTTGAGAGAACGGACTAAGCTTTTGTGCCCTGAGTAGGCAGTAATGGCATATTGTGATATTTTTCCTTGATTTGAGCTGTACTGGTTCTTGGGAAGTCCCCTAGAATCTGAGCCCTACATAAGGAACAAATCATTACACAACATGATAAACTGATGACAGCATTTGCTGTTTGGTTTGGTGTCTTCTGTAGTCACGGGGAGAACTGCTGTTGTCTCTGTGTAGGTTGGAGGAGATGTCGCGATAGCACTGATGGCAAGTGTTGAGTCATGCTGCAAAGCTGATTCTTGGCTTTTCTTTCAGAGTGAGCCTGGAGGTGAGGAGCAGCGGGAGCCTGGTGAGCATCCGGCTGCAGAGTGCTGATTGCCAAGTGCACAGCAGCAGTGTATGGGCAACCCTCTGGGGCTGAATTCTCTCTGCAGTGAGAGCATGAGTTGGTTTTCTGGGATTCATGTAGAAGCTCTTGCTGAATGCGAAAATATATTGCTGAGGGTATTGCTGCTTCTGGCCAGTGAGTGCCAGGAGGTGTTGTGTAGCCAGATCTAGTTCCTTCAGCTAAGCAAAGGAGTTTGCTCTTTTGGGTTTAATCATGAGTTCTGCAGATTGCCAGCACACCTATTTTTACTCCAGTTCCCCATGTGTCTCCTTGGCCGCTGATGGCACCATGAGGGTAGATGACTGGTGCTTTCAGTCCAAATCTTCACTTACCATTTTTTAGCATGAATTTATAGATATGCTGCCAggacagtcaggaaaaaaaaaaaaaggagaagtttAACTATGTCAGGTGTTAAAGGGATGGGAAAATGTGGCCTAGTCAGATTTTGCCAGTTCCCAGGATGCCCCAGGATACAGGACGAGAGCATGCCTTGCCTTCCCAGAGAAGCCTTTGCACTGATGGAGTTTGGCTTCTGTTCATTGTGCTGGGGCATGTTAATTGAATTCCTCCAACCTCCATTGCTCTTGCAGATTCTCCCCTGCCACCGGGAGTTCGTATCATTCCAGTTTTCCTAACAGAAGATGAAGTCTCAGTGCTCCGAGACTTTCCAGTGGAGTGGATGACTAGGTAGGGAATGAGTTTGAGTCATGAAGAGGTTTTTGCAGCAAGTGACCTAACATGTGGCAGTGTGTCCTCACTAGCCATTGCTAATTGTTTGCTCTGACACTAATTCAAACTCTATCACCTGGCTGTTAAGGCTGCCCAGGGCCTTTTAGGCTGGACAAAACTTGTGGTATCTACTGTTGTGAAGCAGCCTAAAGCAAAATTGTTTCTCAAGACCGACTGTGATGGTCTGTTGTTTCTCTGTTCATCATGCTCTGTTTAAAACCCTTGTGCTTTGTGAATAAGGGAGCAATATTCCCAGGGGCCTGCAATGTGTGAGGCCCATGCTTCTCACCTGTGTCAGAGCTTAGCC
This is a stretch of genomic DNA from Dromaius novaehollandiae isolate bDroNov1 chromosome 17, bDroNov1.hap1, whole genome shotgun sequence. It encodes these proteins:
- the SRRD gene encoding SRR1-like protein, yielding MAAAGGWRAAGRRRARAAGAAGGGSSVLRRLREARDDLLGSGFWAASAGAMRGPLGRGAEQAAGGAARPWRCVCYGLGRFCSCPAARYQLAFLLLLLEELSVPRSQCFVFDPAFSEQELAVLGELGLRVLPDNEEGKHCVHESATLFYMIHCGKALYNNLLWSNWSIGALSKMVIIGNSFKGIEERLLSRILERDYSYIAKVLKGTEEIAFPTHPRYMDTFNDTSIHWFPLQKLKELSSEVWEFLEEPAYQECDDLEIIRKEDKVNPCSPAAVES